Part of the Micropterus dolomieu isolate WLL.071019.BEF.003 ecotype Adirondacks linkage group LG17, ASM2129224v1, whole genome shotgun sequence genome is shown below.
GGAAAAGACAGATCAAACATGAACCAATAGGTTGCGTAATTACTGAAACTAAGGTGTCACAGTCAAAATAGTATATTTTGTAGACACAGAGTACCAGAAAACATGGTGTTCAGGTATAGATTTGGGAGCCAGAGGATAGTCAGTCCATCTCTTCAAATTCCCATGTAATAGCCTGCATGTTGGACAGTATGTGTGCCAATGACAAAGTCCTGTGCTGACGGTTCTGTAAGATGTTTTCCACAACTCAGTACCGGTAGTGTGGACTCCGTGATCGAGATCGAGACCGAGACCtcctggggaaaaaaattacaaaaggaGTCAGTATCAAGATGGGAGCAGTGTAATCTGACAAACAtcataaatgtgaaaaattgtCTCTTTCTTGTCTTAAAGGCCTGGACACCAACTAACAACAACTGAACAGAAAAGCCGGTTTGTGCTCCGGTTTTCACACACGTTACTAATGTAAACGAGACTTCTGTAACATCATTACTCTGTGCATTAAATGGGTCAGTTTAGGAGCAACAGCACCTTCAAATCCTGCGTTTCATAATTTGGTGGTTGGCCAAcacttgtgtttatatttgaatAAGAGATTGTGCTTTTAATGATACTTAAGATTAACACAGATTTACTGGTTGGTCTAAAGAACATACATCCATattcttaccaaaatgtctgttaatctttttttgtattattttaattgtctgatttttttttgcctcctgaaatgtttttatccttGTTCCACCATGTAAAGCATTTATGTTATcagaatttttttaattctcaaATATAGTCATCAATCCAGTCGGAGTTGAAACATTTCTAAACTTCTGTGAAAAGTTTGAAGTATTTAGTTTTAGTTACTTAGAAACTTGTTCTGGATTATTTTTGTTCTTTGGTCTCTCAAGACACTGATTTGATtgagtgaagaaaaaaaaaaaccaaaaaaaccaCATTGTTAAAGTATTACATATGAGAGCACTGTGAAGAGACTTTGAAATGGTGTTTGTGCATTAGTGTGAACAAATCCCACAATTCATTCTGCTTCATCGGAGCTGTGCTGATTCCTGTGGCTTCTCACATACCTTCTGTAGTTGTGTTCTCGGCCTGagggacaaaagacacagacacacgatCAAAACAATAGCGAGCCAGAACATATTAAAACCTATGAACCTGGCGCCAGCAAATCAGACAGAGGCTCAGCtataatgatgttttttttattattatttttttaatttatttacttctGTAGAGTATACAAGACGTGCACACACGAACACTACATGTTCATTAAACCAAATTATTATCATCATATTATCAAAAGTCTTACCATATTTGGAAGGAGAAGGCGAGTGGCTCTGTCGGCCGTACTGTCTTTCCCAttcatccctctctttctcacgTCTCTCACGCTCCCTAAATGCAGAGCCTCTGGGTCAGACAACTGCAACACACAAATACCAAACAGtccacttgcacacacacagattcttACTTCATGCGTATCTTGCGTGCCATGGCTCGTAGTTCTCCTTCTCGCTCCTGTAAAACAAACATCCATGAGGGGAGATGCAGGATAAGAGAGTCTGTGCCTACAATTCaagtacatacacaaacacacacctgtcttttgttttcctgctgCTGGATCTTCACCTGAGCGGCTTTTTTATCTGCCTTGGCTGCAGGTCGGGAAAACCCACAGGAAATTGagggaacaaaaaaacaaaaccactgaTCAGATTTTGCATCCTTTGTAATTTGAATAACGTGACAAAATGTACAACATTTTCACGACTCGGACGCCTGCGCTGTTTCTTAACTTGTGCACAAACCGTAAACACCAAACTCTCCGCTAAGTTGTACTCACACTGCTTGTTAAGCGCCTTCTGCATTCGTAGCTTCAGACGCTCCTGTGGGGTCATCTTGGGCTGTAGGTGACACAACTGTGTTAGCACATCCTTTCACAGCCCGACAAAAGTGTGTGCGCTGTAATACAATTTTGGTAAAATGACTTATGTACAGTAGCTggtggagataaaaaaaaaaacaaccaaaaagaCACAGATAAATGAATTATGTGTGATGTTTGTTCAGCCCACAAACACAGCGGACGCTGAACaagctggctgtgtgtgtgtgtgtgtgtgtgtgtgtgtgtgtgtgtgtgtgtgtgtgtgtgtgtcagtggcaTTAACATTGGGATAATTTAGAAGCAGGACAGCAACCATTCACATGGACCTTTAagcaatatatttatatgtacgaACGCTGGacggcaggaggaggagagagggtcGGAAAGTGACACAAAGACAAGTTCAGGTCCAGTGAGTTCCGAAAGCTTGGAAAGAGCCGGTGGCATTTTGTCAGTGGCACACCCATCATTGGGCTGCTTAAACCTGGCCAGGCAAGAAAAACTGCCGGTCACAACACTGCAGGCAAGTGTAACAGAGAAGCAGATTGTAACTTCCACTCTACTTGTCTGTTTGACTGTTGAGAGTATATTCAAATCTTTtcttctttgccagaaaatgcAGTGAGAAGAGAAGCTGATGGACAGCAAACGgttaaaacaaaaagttttaCATCTGGGGGGAAAGAACGTTCATTTACCCTTTTGTACAGAGATGAGAAGATCTCAGGCCTATACACTAAATGTGAAGCTACCATGAGTAGCCGGTTAACTGGCTCAGACCGAACTCTGTCCAAAGTTAAGAACATCCGCCAACTAGCAATTGTAAAGCTCACCAATAAGCACGAATCTGGTTTGTTTAATCTAGAAATAAGCTGGCACACAACCCACCATAAACagtgatttgtattttttccccactttctgaatggattaaacaaacaagatacaacatgCTTTACGTGTGCTGTTAGGTAgatttttacctttggacagagcaagGTTAGCTGCCTCCACCCAGTCTCAGTCTCTGCagtgagctaagctaacagacTCCTCCCAGCAGCTTCATATTTcatgtacagacatgagagttgTATTGATCTCCTCAGACAGGAAATAAGTGCATTTCCGAAAATGTCGAACTGTTCCTTTAACCCTTATCTCAAGTCTTAAATCTGTATGTGGGACAAAGCATGTCACTTTAAGAGTAAGAGCATGCATTCTAGTGCATGTTCAAACAAGCCCAAAAACGACTGTCCGGAGTACACACATCTCATTTTTCATCAAAAACTAATTGTCTTCTGTCACTTAGGGTCATTGATGTGATATAATGTTGTGTATTTGAGACTACAAACAGATAAAACCAACTCTCTCACCAACATGTATATGTATACATGCATGCACAACCCGGACTAAAAGCACAATCAAGACAATGACGACTTCACAGGGTGCCTAAATGTTCATCACTCCATACAGAGATGGCAGTCATTTTTTCAGTGTTGGCAAGTTCACATTCTTCTCAGCAAAATACTGAGTAGGAGAAGAATACTGTAATAGCAAATTCAAAACAGATGAAGGGTTTTGACTGCAGAGCATGTCCACtttgtggggggaaaaagaaaaaaaaagaaaaatcacatcatcattttattttctgtgggcAACAATGGCTTCTACATCCCAGTCTGGTGGACAACCATGTCAGCCTGTCAGGGATGAGGGAGGCGTAGGCTTTAGCAAGAAACCCAGCTAGATCAAATTCTTACTGACTTTGGCAGCTCCCGTCTCTTTACCACCCGGAGTATCAGGCCTGGAGAGAGGAAGACAAAAAGACTGGGGTGATGAAGACatctaaaaacaacaacaaaaaacattgcttCTTCATCAGGTTAATTAACAAACACTTATTGTTAGATCAGCTGCTTGATGGCTGAGTTGTAGCACAAAGTTAAGGTGGGGTAAAGGCTcctgcagactacacgactttcagcgtcagccgatggccgtgccgttcacactacataacttgccatcttgtgatgggagtcttgaagtcgttgtggcattCTGATAGGTGACAGGGGGTctcacactacacgagctgacagcgactGTGTCACCCGACACTGGTCTCcgaaccacgttttgtcaagaacacacgtgaaatgtgtagctgcctgctctgccagctgcctgctctcattggctggatgtggatgtcgagttggccgactcctccagatatttggatgtgtcagaaatgtgtcgggaaGCCGTTTCGAtgcgccagtcgttatgtgtgaactactcacgGCGAGCTCGCcaagcggcaaatcgggctaaaaatcatgtagtgtgaactaggcttaagtgATTCTAATCTAACACATCTTTCCATTTTTTGTaaacagccctggctctgtaaatggcaAACAAAGCGACCCACACCCGCCACACAACTCTATTCCAGCCGTTGTGCGTCAAATAACGTTGAATAACtttgcccacggacattcagtttacttgtgcgttggtgtctgCTTTGCTCTGCAATTATACTGCCAAAACACTAGTTGCCAATGGGGTTTCTATAATCACAGTTCTTGCTGTATGCGTCGCTGTGACAAGTAGTCATATTTTTGGGGAGATAATGTCGGGCTACAGCGTAGGATACGCAGCTACATGTAGGCTATGGTGTAAATTTGATGCATAAGTATACATCAGCTTTAGACCATCTTTTAGGCAATTATGATCAGTGCATCCTCAGCTGCTGCCTCATTCAGGAGTTGAAGATACTtctttgctacagtgtttacATGGTCTTCTTACTTTCTTAGCTTGTCAGCGACGGTGGTGGTAGAGGGCTGGGCTCCTCTGTGAGCAGGGGAGGGACTGTGATTACCGCGACTGGGGGACTGAGAGGGACTGTGACTGTCGCTGTCCCCCCGCCGGTGGCCTCCACTGCTCCGAGCCCCTCGTCTCGAACTGCCCCCGTGCCGTGAGCTGGAACGGGACCTGACAGAAAACGCAAAGTGAGCTTAGGTCACTGCGATGTGTGTTGGAAATCAATGCAAAAGCACCGATTAGAGTCAACAGAAAGCCTTACCTCGTTCGTTTGCGTGCCGAGTACCGTCTCCTGTCCCGCTCCCTGTCTCGGTCTCGCTCCCTGTCTCGGTCGTTGGACCGCGATCGCGTCCGGTCACGTCTCCTCCAGGATCCAGCCCGCCCGTTCCCCCCTCTACCCCGAGAGTAAGACCTGGAACGCCTTCTCGACCGCGATCGCCGCCCATCCCTTTCCCCGCGTCCACGCCGGGTGCGACGTGAACGGGAAGAAGAGCGAGAGGAGGACCGAGATGAGGAATGCGAGGATGAGGAAGGGGAGCGACTGGAGGATGACCTTCGTCTCCTGGACAAACAGAGACAAACTGTTTTAGTAACAACACCAGCCCAGCACCTAGCCTATGTTCAGAATacttctgttttcttgtttttaagaAATGTTGCTGTCACTTCACATTGAGGTAtgaataatgaaatattaaaattgcATTTACTTGCTAGGAACTGCATTGCAACAACCTGACATGCACAATCAAATAGTAGTAAATGTGTGTCACCGCTTAAAACTATCCATTCATACACATCTTCTATACGCACATGCAGGGTGGAAATGGTCCATTTGTTACACAACAGCAATTCTTTGCACTGACATTCGCTTGATTAAAAACCTCACCTACCACAAAAATCAGCTGTGATCATTTCAACAGACAACAAATCGACTGTAAGAGGAAAATAACCAATGAAAAGCCAGGAAGATGGAAAGTTACCGACCGGGAGCCCCTGCTATGACCTGCAGGGTGCTGCAAGTTGGAGGGGGCGTTGCCAGAGTGAGGAGCGGGTGTTTGTGTTGCCGCTGCAGCTTCATCATCGCTGCCTCCGAAGCTGGTGATGAAGGTGATCTTCTCTGGGCCGGGAGAACGAGAGCGTGACCGAGACTCAGAGCTCGACTCCGACTCAGGCCTGAGATAGATCAGAAAATAACGTTCAAAAACAcggacacacaaaaacatttgtcagGGACAAAATTAGTCAACTTACCGTTTATAGGGATCGTACGTTGGGCTGTCTCTCCTGGCATAGCTGAAATACAGGAGGACGAGGACATACTTAAACATGTTTTGAGGTAAGCAGACTGTTAATGAGGAAAAACCCTTTAAAAAGGACAACATGAATTTACCTTGGGGGGCTGATCTGTCTACCTTTTAGTCTCTTCTCTCTGAACTCTCTCCTTTGTCTGCGAGAACGCCGGCCCTGAGACGATCAAACATGTCATTTAAAAGTCGCATATACtaatcacacaacacacacaaattcttCAGTGGAAGTCATCTTACAGAGTACATGGCCTTCTCTGCCTCCAGGGCCTTGGCATGTTTGATGGCCTCCACTTCCTCCTTGTCTTTCCTCAACATCCTGATGAACAGGTATTATGTTAACAGTGTTaaactacaaacacaaacatcatgTTGACAGTGTAAAATGTTTACTATATTTCCTAATTAATATATAAGCATGAAAAGCCAAAAATGATTCAAGTCCTAAAAACACACGACAAGGCAAACAGCTGATTTTGGATGAAATATTCCTTCATTCCTAAGGACATAGCTAGTTTAAGTTCATTCCTCCCACCTCgcaaaacaatgtaaacatgaaACCACATCCAGGAGCATGCTCAGTGACATTACACTACTTGCcagaattttttaaaaaaactggcTGCCCTGTTCACGTTCATTGCAATGAAGGAATAAGTTCAATGTCATAGAGGCATGAGCTCAATAAGGTTGTGTCTACAGGGATAATACTAGATGAGACAATTGTTGGTTTTTGTGTACTAGggcatttaataaaaaagataaaataacacCAAGTGTTTTTTGTAGTTCAAAGTCTAACCAACTCCACCAATGCTTCAAGACTTTTTAAATCAGGTCACTGAATTTCCATTTGTAAACTGAGAAAGAGAATCTCAAATCTCAGCCAATAGCTCTGGTATTGTTCCAAACATGTATTGTTGCTTTGCTCTACATTTGACCTTTGAGACATGATGATATAATCATTGCGAAGTTACCTAACAAAGTCTCCTTCACCCATTCCATacggagttgccattttgtttaggTCCAACACCTGTTCCTGGTTCAGCTCATCGACATCGACCTCCACATCTGCACTCACACGCAGAGACAAAACGACGCAAAGCTTTATTaaaacacagcaacatgtcAAAGCAGATTTTACCCTCATACCCCTGTAGGACAAACATTTGCAGTGACGGATCACTGCAATCTGGTctgaaaatatgtattttcaGACCAGATTCTCAGGTCACAGCGGTTAAGTAAGtgttattttttacaaacaagcaaaaaatgCACAAACCGGGAATAAAGAAGTATACATCATCGAGTTATCAAACTTGATAATAACATCAATGTATATTAAGTCAGGTGTGTTTCTATCAGTGTTCTGAAAGCTGTTGTTTCTACTCTACATCCTGTTTCTGAAGCTGCTTAACGTcacaacttttcttttttttttgtctctggaGTTTTAATTTTCCTGATGCGTGAATCTCATTAGTGACAGACCCATTTCCTCACCGATATCTGGGATGCCCTCATCCTCTTCGGATTCACTGTTCTCTGAATTGTCTTCATCTTTGTCTGACTGGGGGTCGGGCTCTGTCACAGTGCTGTCTTCATAGGTGTAACCAATGGTGGCCTTTTTTTCAGCCAGTCTGAACAACGGGAGGAAGGATTCATAAATACACAGCCATAAGTTGGCTCCAAATAAACTACTGGTTTTAAGCACAGCAGGGATATAACAGTTAAATGACATACTTTTTCTTCTCGTCCTCATTTGGTTTCGGCAGGCCACCGTAGAGCTCGTCCAGGTAGATCTGGTATAAACACTGCTCCTCTGAGACTATAGGAAGACAGCAGGGAGTTTAACAGTACAACACAACTGCAAAATATACTCACTGAGGGCAGGTTATAAGACTATTATAGTCCCATTAAGAACATGTGCAgcactgtgcatgtgtgaaatAGATTAACAATGGCTTAACTATATTGCATTACTGACTGTAGCTTCTGAAAGTCAAATGAAATTCAACCATTTTCTCAGAGAACATCAGCTATGAAGTTTGTGATACTCACTGTTGGCAAAGTCATTCTGCACTAGGCCTCTGTAGCGCTCATAATTGcacttcctctcctccatctcctgcTCTGGGGTGCTGAGACAAAGAGTAGAAGCGTTATTTACCCCTTCACTGAATAGTCCAATATCTCCACACTGAGCATTTTTGGCATCTAACTGAGGCTGAAATGTCTGACGTGTAGAAGAAGAAATTGAAAAATCTCAGTGACCTGTTAAATGATAGgtaacagttattttaacctaTAGTAACAACCAGAATAACCAGTGTTTTGAGAGTTAAAACATTCAGAAAAAagttctgaaaatgttttgtcagttaGGAAATTGAGCCCTAATGGTGTTTCAAACAAAGCTTTTTACAACGAAAACTTCACATCATGAATTTATTTTACCTACTAAAACTAGgcaaatgtttttgtatattatgAAACACAGTTTATTTACACTTCATTAAACATTTGATGCACTTCAGATATCAAAAtggctgaatgtgttttttgtctgtgacGGTTCTGAATCATTCAGGTCATAGTTTTCCATGgaaagttaaaatcaagggcaaatgGACTTGGTTAAAGACACTCAAAGACGTTTTGCCTCTCATCAGAGACATCTCTTCAATTCTGACTGACAGGCAGGGAGTCTCAACCAGCTCACAATTTGGCCTGATGCAAGAATGCCAACAACACTCGTTGAGACTGAGACTTGGCCTCGGGCTTctctaacgaccataacgacaGTCATCACAAAAGCCcggagcactaacaaaccaagcAGTATCGATCATCTTGACAACAACCCCACAGAGTTTAATTAGCTGGGATTCCCTGcaagtcagtcagaactgaagaagcctctcagatgtagcctacagtgtaggtcacaagTTTGTCAGTGGATAAATGCTGCAGCTAAAGCTCCTGTGTTTACTAGCTGCTGGCAGTTTCACATGCCACCATCTACCTATGTTGAGGGAGTATACTACAATATATCACCTCAATGCAGCATctcattattaatttattagaaAGAGGAGAGTCTCTTTTATTGAAAGTCATAGCATCTGGATTTCTAAATACCCTGATATGCCATAAGACCTTGATATTAGCGCTCTATATAAGCCaagcatgtttgtttattttgttgactgTAGCaagatgaaataaacaaatttgtaaaacaaacaaaaaagaaacctcTCTGCTTAACGCAATCTCTTTTTAGACATACTTTTCCCTTTAAGGTATGGTACTTTGTTGTATCCATGATTTTTAGTCAAGTGCCTCAAATATCAAGATGTAAAACAATCTGCAAAGAACACATGAATGTACCACAAGGCCCGCAATTGCGTACAATCAAaagttaataaattaaata
Proteins encoded:
- the LOC123985506 gene encoding CLK4-associating serine/arginine rich protein isoform X1: MWQEARKHERKLRGMMVDYKRRGERRREYYEKIKKDPAQFLQVHGRAYKIHLDPAVALAAESPINMMPWQGDANNMIDRFDVRAHLDYIPTYTPPLLNTSTPEQEMEERKCNYERYRGLVQNDFANISEEQCLYQIYLDELYGGLPKPNEDEKKKLAEKKATIGYTYEDSTVTEPDPQSDKDEDNSENSESEEDEGIPDIDVEVDVDELNQEQVLDLNKMATPYGMGEGDFVRMLRKDKEEVEAIKHAKALEAEKAMYSGRRSRRQRREFREKRLKGRQISPPSYARRDSPTYDPYKRPESESSSESRSRSRSPGPEKITFITSFGGSDDEAAAATQTPAPHSGNAPSNLQHPAGHSRGSRRRRSSSSRSPSSSSHSSSRSSSRSSSRSRRTRRGRGERDGRRSRSRRRSRSYSRGRGGNGRAGSWRRRDRTRSRSNDRDRERDRDRERDRRRYSARKRTRSRSSSRHGGSSRRGARSSGGHRRGDSDSHSPSQSPSRGNHSPSPAHRGAQPSTTTVADKLRKPDTPGGKETGAAKPKMTPQERLKLRMQKALNKQSKADKKAAQVKIQQQENKRQEREGELRAMARKIRMKERERREKERDEWERQYGRQSHSPSPSKYGREHNYRRRSRSRSRSRSPHYRY
- the LOC123985506 gene encoding CLK4-associating serine/arginine rich protein isoform X2, producing MWQEARKHERKLRGMMVDYKRRGERRREYYEKIKKDPAQFLQVHGRAYKIHLDPAVALAAESPINMMPWQGDANNMIDRFDVRAHLDYIPTYTPPLLNTSTPEQEMEERKCNYERYRGLVQNDFANISEEQCLYQIYLDELYGGLPKPNEDEKKKLAEKKATIGYTYEDSTVTEPDPQSDKDEDNSENSESEEDEGIPDIDVEVDVDELNQEQVLDLNKMATPYGMGEGDFVRMLRKDKEEVEAIKHAKALEAEKAMYSGRRSRRQRREFREKRLKGRQISPPSYARRDSPTYDPYKRPESESSSESRSRSRSPGPEKITFITSFGGSDDEAAAATQTPAPHSGNAPSNLQHPAGHSRGSRRRRSSSSRSPSSSSHSSSRSSSRSSSRSRRTRRGRGERDGRRSRSRRRSRSYSRGRGGNGRAGSWRRRDRTRSRSNDRDRERDRDRERDRRRYSARKRTRSRSSSRHGGSSRRGARSSGGHRRGDSDSHSPSQSPSRGNHSPSPAHRGAQPSTTTVADKLRKPDTPGGKETGAAKPKMTPQERLKLRMQKALNKQSKADKKAAQVKIQQQENKRQEREGELRAMARKIRMKERERREKERDEWERQYGRQSHSPSPSKYGREHNYRRYVRSHRNQHSSDEAE